The following are encoded together in the Salvia hispanica cultivar TCC Black 2014 chromosome 6, UniMelb_Shisp_WGS_1.0, whole genome shotgun sequence genome:
- the LOC125194193 gene encoding elongation factor 1-alpha, whose protein sequence is MGKEKIHISIVVIGHVDSGKSTTTGHLIYKLGGIDKRVIERFEKEAAEMNKRSFKYAWVLDKLKAERERGITIDIALWKFETTKYYCTVIDAPGHRDFIKNMITGTSQADCAVLIIDSTTGGFEAGISKDGQTREHALLAFTLGVKQMICCCNKMDATTPKYSKARYDEIIKEVSSYLKKVGYNPEKIPFVPISGFEGDNMIERSTNLDWYKGPTLLEALDAVQEPKRPSDKPLRLPLQDVYKIGGIGTVPVGRVETGVIKPGMVVTFGPTGLTTEVKSVEMHHEALQEALPGDNVGFNVKNVAVKDLKRGFVASNSKDDPAKEAANFTSQVIIMNHPGQIGNGYAPVLDCHTSHIAVKFSELMTKIDRRSGKELEKEPKFLKNGDAGMVKMIPTKPMVVETFSQYPPLGRFAVRDMRQTVAVGVIKSVEKKDPSGAKVTKAAAKKGAK, encoded by the exons ATGGGTAAGGAAAAGATTCATATCAGTATTGTGGTCATTGGCCATGTCGACTCCGGGAAGTCGACCACTACTGGGCATCTCATCTACAAGCTTGGTGGTATTGACAAGCGTGTGATTGAGAGGTTTGAGAAGGAAGCTGCTGAGATGAACAAGAGGTCGTTCAAGTATGCGTGGGTTCTTGACAAGCTCAAGGCTGAGCGTGAACGTGGTATCACCATTGATATCGCTCTCTGGAAGTTCGAGACTACCAAGTACTACTGCACCGTCATTGATGCTCCTGGACATCGTGATTTCATCAAGAACATGATTACAGGAACCTCTCAGGCTGATTGCGCTGTGCTCATCATTGATTCCACCACTGGTGGTTTTGAGGCTGGTATCTCCAAGGATGGACAGACCCGTGAGCACGCTCTTCTGGCTTTTACTCTTGGTGTGAAGCAAATGATCTGTTGCTGTAACAAG ATGGATGCTACCACTCCTAAATACTCCAAGGCAAGGTATGACGAAATCATCAAGGAAGTCTCTTCCTACCTGAAGAAGGTTGGTTACAACCCTGAGAAGATCCCGTTTGTGCCCATCTCTGGATTTGAGGGTGACAATATGATTGAGAGGTCGACCAACCTTGACTGGTACAAGGGCCCAACTCTTCTAGAGGCTCTTGATGCTGTCCAGGAGCCAAAGAGGCCCTCAGACAAGCCTCTCCGTCTCCCACTTCAGGATGTCTACAAGATTGGTGGTATTGGAACTGTGCCAGTCGGAAGAGTTGAGACCGGTGTCATCAAACCTGGTATGGTTGTCACCTTCGGACCAACTGGGCTTACCACTGAGGTCAAGTCTGTTGAGATGCACCACGAGGCCCTCCAGGAAGCTCTCCCAGGTGACAATGTTGGCTTCAACGTCAAGAACGTTGCTGTGAAGGATCTGAAGCGTGGTTTTGTTGCATCGAACTCCAAGGATGACCCTGCCAAGGAGGCTGCAAACTTCACTTCCCAGGTCATCATCATGAACCACCCTGGTCAGATTGGAAATGGTTATGCTCCAGTCCTCGATTgccacacttcacacattGCTGTGAAGTTTTCTGAGCTCATGACCAAGATTGACAGACGATCTGGAAAGGAGCTTGAGAAGGAGCCTAAGTTTTTGAAGAATGGTGATGCCGGTATGGTTAAGATGATTCCGACCAAGCCCATGGTTGTGGAGACATTCTCTCAGTACCCGCCTCTTGGAAGGTTTGCTGTTAGGGACATGCGTCAGACTGTTGCTGTTGGTGTGATCAAGAGTGTGGAGAAGAAGGACCCATCAGGAGCCAAGGTGACCAAGGCAGCAGCCAAGAAGGGTGCCAAGTGA
- the LOC125194192 gene encoding elongation factor 1-alpha yields the protein MGKEKIHISIVVIGHVDSGKSTTTGHLIYKLGGIDKRVIERFEKEAAEMNKRSFKYAWVLDKLKAERERGITIDIALWKFETTKYYCTVIDAPGHRDFIKNMITGTSQADCAVLIIDSTTGGFEAGISKDGQTREHALLAFTLGVKQMICCCNKMDATTPKYSKARYDEIIKEVSSYLKKVGYNPEKIPFVPISGFEGDNMIERSTNLDWYKGPTLLEALDAVQEPKRPSDKPLRLPLQDVYKIGGIGTVPVGRVETGVIKPGMVVTFGPTGLTTEVKSVEMHHEALQEALPGDNVGFNVKNVAVKDLKRGFVASNSKDDPAKEAANFTSQVIIMNHPGQIGNGYAPVLDCHTSHIAVKFSELMTKIDRRSGKELEKEPKFLKNGDAGMVKMIPTKPMVVETFSQYPPLGRFAVRDMRQTVAVGVIKSVEKKDPSGAKVTKAAAKKGAK from the exons ATGGGTAAGGAAAAGATTCATATCAGTATTGTGGTCATTGGCCATGTCGACTCTGGGAAGTCGACCACCACTGGACATCTCATCTACAAGCTTGGTGGTATTGACAAGCGTGTGATTGAGAGGTTTGAGAAGGAAGCTGCTGAGATGAACAAGAGGTCGTTCAAGTATGCGTGGGTTCTTGACAAGCTCAAGGCTGAGCGTGAACGTGGTATCACCATTGATATCGCTCTCTGGAAGTTCGAGACTACCAAGTACTACTGCACCGTCATTGATGCTCCTGGACATCGCGATTTCATCAAGAACATGATTACAGGAACCTCTCAGGCTGATTGTGCTGTGCTCATCATCGATTCCACCACCGGTGGTTTTGAAGCTGGTATCTCCAAGGATGGACAGACCCGTGAGCACGCTCTTCTGGCTTTTACTCTTGGTGTGAAGCAGATGATCTGTTGCTGTAACAAG ATGGATGCTACCACTCCTAAATACTCCAAGGCAAGGTATGACGAAATCATCAAGGAAGTCTCTTCCTACCTGAAGAAGGTTGGTTACAACCCTGAGAAGATCCCATTTGTGCCCATCTCTGGATTTGAGGGTGACAATATGATTGAGAGGTCGACCAACCTTGACTGGTACAAGGGCCCAACTCTTCTAGAGGCTCTTGATGCTGTCCAGGAGCCAAAGAGGCCCTCAGACAAGCCTCTCCGTCTCCCACTTCAGGATGTCTACAAGATTGGTGGTATTGGAACTGTGCCAGTCGGAAGAGTTGAGACCGGTGTCATCAAACCTGGTATGGTTGTCACCTTCGGACCAACTGGGCTTACCACTGAGGTCAAGTCTGTTGAGATGCACCACGAGGCCCTCCAGGAAGCTCTCCCAGGTGACAATGTTGGCTTCAATGTCAAGAACGTTGCTGTGAAGGATCTGAAGCGTGGTTTTGTTGCATCAAACTCCAAGGATGACCCTGCCAAGGAGGCTGCAAACTTCACTTCCCAGGTCATCATCATGAACCACCCTGGTCAGATTGGAAATGGTTATGCTCCAGTCCTCGATTgccacacttcacacattGCTGTGAAGTTTTCTGAGCTCATGACCAAGATTGACAGACGTTCTGGAAAGGAGCTTGAGAAGGAGCCTAAGTTTTTGAAGAATGGTGATGCCGGTATGGTTAAGATGATTCCGACCAAGCCCATGGTTGTGGAGACATTCTCTCAGTACCCGCCTCTTGGAAGGTTTGCTGTTAGGGACATGCGTCAGACTGTTGCTGTTGGTGTGATCAAGAGTGTGGAGAAGAAGGACCCATCAGGAGCCAAGGTGACCAAGGCAGCTGCGAAGAAGGGTGCCAAGTGA